A single region of the Kineosporiaceae bacterium SCSIO 59966 genome encodes:
- a CDS encoding threonylcarbamoyl-AMP synthase, with the protein MARYLEVHPQDPQPHAIATVVRMLRDDALIAYPTDSGYALGCVLGSPTGAERIRRIRGLDDGHHFTLLCANFGQLGQLVHLSNTAFRSVKAATPGPYTFILPATKEVPRRLAHPRKRTVGVRIPDHPVTTALLRELGEPLMSSTLILPGEQEPMTDGWEIKETLDSAVDVVLDCGDSRPGPTTVVDWSGPEPEVVRVGVGDPSRFS; encoded by the coding sequence ATGGCCAGGTACCTCGAGGTGCACCCCCAGGACCCGCAGCCGCACGCGATCGCCACGGTCGTCAGGATGCTGCGCGACGACGCCCTCATCGCCTACCCGACGGACTCCGGCTACGCCCTGGGCTGCGTGCTGGGCAGCCCGACCGGCGCGGAGCGGATCCGGCGGATCCGCGGCCTCGACGACGGGCACCACTTCACCCTGCTGTGCGCAAACTTCGGGCAGCTGGGCCAGCTGGTGCACCTGAGCAACACCGCGTTCCGGTCGGTGAAGGCGGCGACCCCCGGGCCGTACACGTTCATCCTCCCGGCGACCAAGGAGGTCCCGCGCCGACTCGCGCACCCGCGCAAGCGGACCGTCGGTGTGCGCATCCCGGACCACCCGGTGACGACGGCCCTGCTCCGCGAGCTCGGGGAGCCGCTGATGTCGAGCACGTTGATCCTGCCTGGGGAGCAGGAGCCGATGACGGACGGCTGGGAGATCAAGGAGACGCTGGACAGCGCGGTCGACGTCGTCCTGGACTGCGGTGACAGCCGCCCCGGACCCACCACCGTCGTCGACTGGTCCGGCCCGGAGCCGGAGGTCGTGCGGGTCGGGGTCGGCGACCCCTCCCGCTTCAGCTGA
- a CDS encoding carbonic anhydrase has protein sequence MSMTDELLRNAEAYAASFDLGHLPMPPGRQVAVVACMDARLNPYGLLGLAEGDAHVIRNAGGVVTEDVIRSLAISQRLLGTREIILIHHTDCGMLTFTDDGFKAQVEADTGIRPPWAAEAFQDPAEDVRQSLRRITANPFIPHKEQVRGFVYSVTDGTLTEVH, from the coding sequence ATGAGCATGACCGATGAGCTTCTGCGGAACGCCGAGGCCTACGCCGCCTCCTTCGACCTGGGCCATCTGCCCATGCCGCCAGGTCGGCAGGTCGCCGTCGTCGCCTGCATGGACGCCCGCCTCAACCCGTACGGCCTGCTCGGACTGGCGGAGGGCGACGCCCACGTGATCCGCAACGCCGGTGGGGTCGTCACCGAGGACGTGATCCGGTCCCTTGCGATCAGCCAGCGTCTCCTCGGGACACGCGAGATCATCCTCATCCACCACACCGACTGCGGAATGCTGACTTTCACGGACGACGGCTTCAAGGCGCAGGTCGAGGCCGACACCGGCATCCGTCCGCCCTGGGCCGCTGAGGCCTTCCAGGACCCCGCCGAGGACGTGCGGCAGTCACTCAGGCGGATCACCGCCAACCCCTTCATCCCGCACAAGGAGCAGGTGCGCGGCTTCGTCTACTCGGTGACCGACGGCACGCTCACCGAGGTGCACTGA